A DNA window from Dehalococcoidales bacterium contains the following coding sequences:
- the ndk gene encoding nucleoside-diphosphate kinase, whose product MERSLVLVKPDAVQRGLAGAIISRFEEVGLKLIALKMLHMNRTLAERHYAIHRDKPFFKNLVTYITSSPIVAAVFEGDNAVEVIRKTMGVTDPSKARTGTIRGDYGLDIERNSTHGSDSRENAAGEITLFFKENEIFA is encoded by the coding sequence ATGGAAAGGTCTTTAGTACTGGTTAAACCGGATGCGGTGCAGAGGGGGCTGGCGGGTGCTATCATCAGCCGCTTCGAAGAGGTAGGGCTGAAACTGATAGCGCTGAAGATGCTACACATGAACCGAACACTGGCCGAGCGCCATTATGCAATCCACAGGGACAAGCCCTTCTTTAAGAACCTGGTGACCTATATTACCTCGTCGCCGATAGTGGCCGCCGTCTTCGAGGGTGATAACGCGGTGGAGGTAATCAGAAAAACGATGGGGGTGACCGACCCATCCAAAGCCAGAACCGGCACCATCCGTGGTGATTACGGCCTGGACATCGAACGTAACAGCACCCACGGCTCCGACTCAAGAGAAAACGCCGCCGGAGAGATCACGCTGTTTTTTAAAGAGAATGAAATCTTTGCTTAA
- the tsaE gene encoding tRNA (adenosine(37)-N6)-threonylcarbamoyltransferase complex ATPase subunit type 1 TsaE, with translation MFHQTDLVSNSPVQTQQIGIRIGRLALPGDVFLLTGKLGSGKTCLTQGIARGLGIKDYALSPSFVIMRELYGRLPLYHIDLYRLDRLEEISDLGLDDYLYGSGVAVVEWADKGLSLLPPEHLLIETGYLDNSKRSLHFRPHGRRYQELLTKLKYPSPKVT, from the coding sequence ATTTTTCACCAGACCGATTTAGTCAGTAACAGCCCGGTACAGACCCAACAAATCGGAATCCGCATCGGCAGATTAGCTTTACCCGGTGACGTTTTCCTCCTCACCGGTAAACTGGGCAGCGGCAAAACCTGCCTCACCCAGGGCATTGCCCGAGGACTGGGGATAAAGGATTATGCGCTGAGCCCATCTTTTGTTATAATGAGAGAGCTTTACGGCAGATTACCGTTATACCACATAGACCTCTACCGGCTTGACCGTCTGGAAGAGATAAGCGACCTGGGTCTGGACGATTATCTCTATGGTAGCGGCGTTGCTGTAGTTGAATGGGCGGACAAAGGGCTTAGCCTGTTGCCACCAGAGCACCTGCTGATAGAGACAGGCTATCTGGACAATAGCAAACGCAGCTTACATTTTAGACCACACGGAAGGCGCTATCAAGAACTACTGACAAAACTAAAATACCCGTCCCCAAAAGTCACTTAG
- the secG gene encoding preprotein translocase subunit SecG — translation MQTYLNIAQIVLAIALIVVILFQVKGGGLGGIFGQQSGVYRTRRGVEKMLFRLTIVFVVIFLVISVLTLRIG, via the coding sequence ATGCAGACCTATCTTAATATAGCTCAGATTGTACTGGCGATAGCCCTGATAGTAGTTATCCTGTTTCAGGTTAAAGGTGGTGGGTTGGGAGGCATCTTCGGCCAGCAGAGTGGTGTCTACCGGACCCGGCGTGGTGTGGAAAAGATGCTATTCAGGCTGACTATCGTCTTCGTCGTTATCTTTCTAGTAATCTCAGTGCTGACGCTCAGAATTGGCTGA
- the ald gene encoding alanine dehydrogenase gives MIIGVVKEIKTQEYRVGAPPLAAGVLAKAGHQVLVETKAGEGSGFSDEEYVKAGATIVKTAKEVWDKAEMIYHVKEPIPSEYPFLKKGLILWTYLHLAAAKELTLTLLEKGVTGVAFETVELPGGSTPCLDPMSEVAGRLAAQMGAQYLGKVYKGCGKLMGGVTGVLPAKVVVLGGGIVGTNAAKVALGMGASVTMMDIDVKRLRYLSETMHGDFKTLVSNPASVAEATKDADMVVGAVLVKGARAPIVLTKEMVKNMKPGSVIVDVAVDQGGCVETTHATTHDNPVYIVDGVLHYGVANMPGMVPRTSTVALANATLPYALKMANMGVREAMKADEALAKGMNVYDGKVTNKNVAEALGLEYTPFKP, from the coding sequence ATGATCATTGGTGTTGTCAAGGAAATTAAGACTCAGGAGTACCGTGTTGGTGCTCCGCCCCTGGCGGCGGGTGTGCTTGCCAAAGCCGGCCATCAGGTGCTGGTTGAGACCAAGGCCGGAGAAGGCAGCGGTTTCAGCGATGAGGAATATGTCAAGGCTGGTGCTACCATCGTAAAGACGGCGAAAGAGGTCTGGGACAAGGCAGAAATGATCTACCATGTTAAGGAGCCTATTCCCAGTGAGTACCCTTTCTTGAAGAAGGGGCTGATTCTCTGGACCTATCTGCATTTGGCTGCGGCCAAGGAGCTAACGCTCACTCTTCTGGAGAAGGGAGTCACCGGTGTCGCCTTTGAAACAGTGGAACTGCCTGGTGGCAGCACACCCTGTCTTGACCCGATGAGCGAGGTCGCCGGCAGGTTGGCGGCTCAGATGGGGGCTCAGTATCTGGGCAAAGTGTATAAGGGCTGTGGTAAGCTGATGGGCGGTGTTACCGGTGTTCTGCCGGCGAAGGTAGTCGTTCTTGGTGGTGGTATCGTCGGTACCAATGCTGCTAAGGTTGCCCTTGGTATGGGTGCCAGCGTCACTATGATGGACATTGATGTCAAGCGTCTGCGCTACTTGAGCGAAACAATGCATGGTGACTTTAAGACGCTGGTTTCAAACCCCGCCAGCGTAGCTGAAGCAACCAAGGACGCGGATATGGTCGTCGGGGCTGTCCTTGTCAAGGGAGCCCGGGCGCCTATCGTACTGACTAAAGAGATGGTCAAGAATATGAAGCCCGGCTCGGTTATCGTCGATGTCGCTGTTGACCAGGGAGGGTGTGTCGAAACCACCCATGCTACTACTCATGATAACCCTGTCTATATCGTTGACGGCGTTCTCCACTACGGTGTCGCCAATATGCCCGGTATGGTTCCCCGGACATCTACGGTGGCTCTGGCTAATGCCACCCTGCCCTATGCCTTGAAGATGGCCAATATGGGGGTCCGGGAGGCTATGAAGGCTGATGAAGCGTTAGCTAAGGGGATGAATGTCTATGACGGGAAGGTCACCAATAAGAATGTTGCCGAAGCCCTGGGCCTGGAATACACTCCTTTTAAACCCTAA
- a CDS encoding aspartate aminotransferase family protein, giving the protein MVSKQELIKKDTAHWFHPLGMPAEAPHFIFTKGEGCYLWDIDGNKYLDFSSGGVHLCNLGHNHPKLIEAATKQMSEFIYYSSGAPVASNIPAIEYCDELAGALPAGIDHVYLTVTGTESTESCVQIARAYWESVGELGKYKVICLDRAYHGSSQLSRSMTGAHVGLSCFSRRSPEVVKMPNFVTGIENCFKTDEENARYLEQVIQQEGADTISCVMAEVAQGNGGVVWPGEKWWPITREICSKHNILLIADEVQTGFCRTGKFWGVDHYGVIPDMISMAKGINGGILPFGAVGFSNKIFDAMVNSKKKLMSYTTSDGNAVVLATALAALRIYKDGMADRVAKLGALLSKRLNEFTKLPVVDAPMGKGLYQSFLISLNKTTGKPYNAAATVAAREKLTAECLKQGLMLTYCDGYPHRQPIVPPFIITEEELNHGLDIIYSVLKDIKPV; this is encoded by the coding sequence ATGGTTTCCAAGCAAGAGTTGATCAAGAAGGATACGGCACACTGGTTCCACCCGCTGGGGATGCCGGCGGAAGCTCCCCACTTCATCTTCACCAAGGGAGAAGGTTGCTATCTGTGGGACATTGATGGCAACAAGTATCTCGACTTTTCCTCCGGTGGTGTTCATCTCTGCAACCTGGGCCACAATCATCCCAAGCTGATTGAGGCTGCCACCAAGCAGATGAGCGAGTTCATCTACTATTCTTCGGGCGCACCGGTAGCGAGCAACATACCGGCCATTGAGTACTGTGATGAGCTGGCGGGGGCACTGCCTGCCGGTATCGACCATGTTTACCTGACCGTCACCGGTACCGAGTCCACCGAGTCGTGCGTACAGATAGCCCGGGCCTACTGGGAGTCGGTTGGTGAGCTGGGCAAGTACAAGGTTATCTGTCTGGACCGTGCCTACCATGGTTCCTCGCAGCTTTCCCGGAGCATGACCGGGGCGCACGTTGGGCTATCCTGTTTCTCCCGCCGCAGTCCGGAAGTGGTCAAGATGCCTAACTTCGTTACCGGTATTGAGAACTGTTTCAAGACTGATGAAGAGAATGCCCGCTATCTGGAGCAGGTTATTCAGCAGGAGGGTGCCGATACCATTTCCTGTGTTATGGCCGAGGTAGCCCAGGGCAACGGTGGTGTGGTCTGGCCCGGCGAGAAGTGGTGGCCGATCACTCGTGAGATATGCAGCAAGCACAACATACTGCTGATTGCCGATGAGGTACAGACCGGTTTCTGCCGTACCGGCAAGTTCTGGGGAGTGGACCACTATGGTGTGATCCCCGATATGATCAGCATGGCCAAGGGTATTAACGGCGGCATCCTGCCCTTCGGAGCGGTTGGTTTCAGCAACAAGATATTTGATGCCATGGTCAACAGCAAGAAGAAGCTGATGAGCTACACCACCTCCGATGGTAATGCCGTTGTGCTGGCGACCGCGCTGGCTGCCCTGCGGATATACAAAGATGGTATGGCGGACCGTGTCGCCAAGCTTGGAGCTCTGCTCAGCAAGCGTCTTAACGAGTTCACCAAGCTGCCTGTTGTCGATGCTCCGATGGGCAAGGGTCTCTACCAGTCGTTCCTGATTTCGCTCAATAAGACCACCGGCAAGCCCTACAATGCTGCGGCGACCGTAGCGGCCAGGGAGAAACTCACTGCCGAGTGTCTCAAGCAGGGGCTTATGCTGACCTACTGTGACGGCTACCCGCACCGGCAGCCGATTGTACCGCCCTTTATCATCACCGAGGAAGAGCTGAATCACGGCCTCGATATCATCTACAGCGTCCTCAAGGATATCAAGCCGGTATAG
- the gatB gene encoding Asp-tRNA(Asn)/Glu-tRNA(Gln) amidotransferase subunit GatB yields MNFETVIGLEVHAQLLTKSKMFCRCSAGYSDAQANTFVCPVCLGMPGVLPTINQQAVEYTVMTALALGCAIPGYTKFDRKNYPYPDLMKGYQISQYDAPLGQGGWLTIEVGGEQKRIGITRVHLEEDVAKLLHRTSPDGEHYSLIDVNRSGVPLMEVVGEPDLSSPEEARQYLMKLRSILRYLGVSSGNMEEGSFRCDANISIRPEHTTETMAKVEVKNMNSFRAVFRALQYEEKRQRKAAGEGRKLVQETRGWVEETGKTVSMRSKEYAHDYRYFPEPDLPPLTLSREWVEEARSRLPELPEARRDRFVGDYGLSLYDANSLTALKEMADYFEACLRTEGCQKIPPGSGAKEVSNWLLGEVSRIMNVAGIDIVCFGEHVTPERLCELILCTRGVINIATAKSVLEEMFKTGRSAADIIEERELSQITDSGEIGAEIISVIKSNAQAVADYRAGKIQSLKFLVGQVMKATGGRANPQVVTELLRRRLEEE; encoded by the coding sequence ATGAACTTTGAGACTGTCATCGGGCTGGAGGTACACGCCCAGCTGCTTACTAAGAGCAAAATGTTCTGCCGTTGTAGCGCCGGCTATTCTGATGCTCAAGCTAATACCTTTGTCTGTCCGGTGTGCCTGGGAATGCCGGGAGTCCTGCCCACCATCAATCAGCAGGCGGTGGAATATACCGTAATGACTGCTCTGGCGCTTGGCTGTGCCATCCCCGGCTATACCAAGTTCGATCGTAAGAATTACCCTTATCCTGATTTGATGAAGGGCTATCAGATTTCGCAGTATGACGCTCCTCTGGGGCAGGGGGGCTGGCTTACCATTGAGGTTGGTGGTGAGCAGAAGAGGATAGGCATAACCCGTGTTCACCTGGAGGAAGATGTCGCTAAACTGCTGCACCGTACCTCGCCGGACGGTGAGCACTATAGTCTGATCGATGTCAATCGTTCCGGAGTACCGCTGATGGAGGTAGTCGGTGAGCCCGACCTGTCGTCTCCGGAGGAGGCCAGGCAGTATTTGATGAAGCTGCGCAGCATACTGCGCTATCTTGGCGTATCCTCCGGTAATATGGAGGAGGGCAGCTTCAGGTGTGATGCCAATATCAGCATACGTCCTGAGCATACCACTGAGACGATGGCTAAGGTTGAGGTCAAGAACATGAACAGCTTCAGGGCGGTCTTCCGAGCTCTTCAGTACGAGGAAAAGAGGCAGAGGAAGGCGGCCGGCGAGGGCAGGAAGCTGGTTCAGGAGACCAGGGGGTGGGTCGAAGAAACCGGGAAAACGGTCTCTATGCGGAGTAAGGAGTATGCCCACGACTACCGTTACTTTCCTGAGCCGGATCTGCCGCCATTGACCCTGAGTAGGGAATGGGTAGAGGAGGCAAGATCAAGACTGCCCGAGCTGCCCGAAGCCAGGCGTGATCGTTTTGTTGGTGATTATGGCCTGTCTCTCTATGACGCTAATTCACTTACCGCCTTAAAGGAAATGGCTGACTATTTTGAGGCCTGTCTCAGGACTGAGGGATGCCAGAAGATACCCCCAGGTAGCGGCGCCAAGGAGGTCAGCAATTGGCTTTTGGGTGAGGTTAGCCGTATAATGAATGTGGCCGGTATTGATATCGTCTGTTTCGGAGAGCATGTTACTCCTGAACGGCTATGTGAGTTGATACTATGTACCCGCGGCGTTATTAATATCGCTACTGCTAAGTCTGTTCTTGAGGAAATGTTCAAGACGGGGAGGAGTGCCGCTGATATTATTGAAGAGCGGGAGCTTAGCCAGATTACTGATAGCGGGGAAATCGGAGCGGAAATTATTTCCGTAATAAAAAGCAATGCCCAGGCTGTAGCCGATTATCGGGCAGGTAAAATTCAGTCCCTTAAGTTTCTCGTTGGACAGGTAATGAAGGCTACCGGAGGGCGTGCCAATCCACAGGTAGTGACCGAATTACTTAGGCGAAGGTTAGAGGAAGAATAG
- a CDS encoding HAD family phosphatase has protein sequence MSNKTRAVIWDMDGVIADTAPYHFKAWQEVFRKRGVTITEDDFKRNFGQRNDRITRIVLGTDISPDELESVATEKEESFRNRAKNHLKPLPGAVELIKSLKEYGFLQALGSSAPPENVRLITRELKIESLFQVIVSGREVKEGKPSPLGFLLAAEKLGVEPKDCIVIEDAIAGVAAARKAGMHCLAVTNTNPRTSLKGADLIVDSLKEVTPGDLESLLDHSN, from the coding sequence ATGTCCAATAAGACCAGAGCGGTAATATGGGACATGGACGGCGTTATTGCCGACACCGCCCCCTATCACTTTAAGGCCTGGCAGGAAGTCTTCCGGAAACGAGGGGTAACCATCACCGAGGATGATTTCAAGCGTAACTTCGGGCAGAGAAACGATAGGATCACCAGGATAGTGCTGGGGACAGACATATCTCCGGACGAATTAGAAAGCGTTGCCACAGAAAAAGAGGAGAGCTTCCGTAATAGGGCGAAGAACCACCTGAAGCCCCTGCCGGGAGCAGTAGAGTTAATCAAATCATTGAAGGAATACGGCTTTCTGCAGGCTTTAGGCTCTTCAGCCCCCCCGGAAAACGTCCGGCTGATTACCCGCGAGTTAAAGATAGAGAGCCTGTTCCAGGTCATTGTCTCCGGTAGAGAGGTAAAAGAGGGGAAACCAAGTCCTTTAGGCTTCCTGCTGGCCGCCGAGAAACTGGGTGTCGAACCAAAGGACTGTATCGTCATTGAGGATGCCATTGCCGGCGTTGCCGCGGCAAGGAAGGCGGGAATGCACTGTCTGGCAGTTACCAACACCAACCCCAGGACAAGCCTTAAGGGGGCAGACCTGATTGTCGACAGCCTCAAGGAGGTAACACCGGGTGATTTAGAGAGCCTGCTTGACCACAGCAATTAG
- a CDS encoding response regulator, producing RLFFEARIIPAFEKEAFALIRDITDQKKAEEELKQERALFVSGPTVVFKWIAADGWPIDYVSPNVYGLLGYTAAELTVGKHLFGDMLHPDDVRRIAEANERAEEQANCRQFAVDYRILTKDGAIKWVHEHTMLVRDDEGAVKYHHGYVTDITEQKKAEAEKRKLESRIQFTDRMASIGEMASGIAHEINNPLTSVVGFSELLMEKDLPEDLREDVETIHSSARRVADIVKGLLTFARQHKPVRNRTSINEIIESTLALRKYAMETSNIEVITILDNGRPWTVADAGQLQQVFLNIIVNAEMEMTKAHGRGRLTIRTEQAGDRIRISFADDGPGIAGENLERIFDPFFTTKEVGEGTGLGLSLAHGIVAEHNGDLYVESEEGKGATFFVELPVVMEEEKKIERFEEVETAGKTVGGRILVVDDEPAIMAFLKKLLGGEGYDVATAGSGREALEMTKEQRYNLIICDIKMPGLSGAELYDELGGIAPSLQKRVIFITGDVIGPATNKFLKATGVPHINKPFDIAGLKKEINRVIGERV from the coding sequence GGAGACTATTTTTTGAGGCGCGTATTATTCCAGCATTTGAAAAAGAGGCTTTTGCTCTTATCCGCGATATAACCGATCAGAAGAAGGCAGAAGAGGAGTTGAAACAGGAGCGTGCGCTGTTTGTCAGCGGCCCCACCGTCGTCTTCAAATGGATTGCCGCCGACGGCTGGCCCATCGATTACGTCTCTCCCAACGTATACGGCTTGCTGGGCTATACCGCCGCGGAGCTGACGGTTGGTAAGCACCTATTCGGGGATATGTTACATCCCGACGACGTTCGTCGAATAGCCGAAGCAAACGAAAGGGCCGAAGAACAGGCGAACTGCAGACAATTTGCTGTTGATTACCGCATTCTGACTAAGGATGGTGCAATCAAGTGGGTGCATGAGCACACGATGCTGGTCAGGGATGACGAAGGAGCGGTCAAGTACCATCACGGCTACGTTACCGACATCACCGAGCAGAAAAAGGCGGAGGCGGAGAAGCGGAAACTGGAGAGCAGGATCCAGTTTACCGACAGGATGGCTTCCATCGGTGAGATGGCCTCCGGCATCGCCCATGAGATAAACAACCCACTAACCAGCGTGGTCGGCTTCTCCGAGCTGCTGATGGAAAAAGACCTGCCCGAAGACTTAAGGGAAGATGTTGAGACTATCCACAGCAGTGCCAGGAGGGTAGCCGACATCGTGAAGGGTCTGCTTACCTTCGCCCGCCAGCATAAGCCGGTACGAAATCGTACTAGCATTAACGAGATAATCGAAAGTACTCTGGCCCTGCGCAAGTACGCCATGGAGACCTCCAACATCGAGGTGATTACCATACTCGATAACGGACGGCCCTGGACGGTGGCCGATGCCGGCCAGCTCCAGCAGGTATTCCTCAACATCATCGTCAACGCCGAGATGGAGATGACGAAGGCTCACGGCAGGGGCAGGCTTACCATCAGGACGGAGCAGGCCGGTGACAGGATACGGATATCGTTTGCCGATGACGGGCCCGGCATAGCCGGGGAGAACCTGGAGAGGATATTCGACCCCTTCTTTACCACCAAAGAGGTAGGTGAAGGAACCGGCCTGGGCTTGAGCCTGGCCCACGGCATCGTCGCCGAGCATAACGGTGATCTGTATGTCGAGAGTGAGGAGGGCAAGGGGGCCACTTTCTTCGTCGAGCTGCCCGTCGTGATGGAGGAGGAGAAGAAGATAGAGCGGTTCGAGGAGGTCGAGACAGCCGGGAAGACCGTCGGGGGCCGGATACTGGTGGTGGATGATGAGCCGGCCATAATGGCGTTCCTGAAGAAATTACTCGGCGGCGAGGGTTATGATGTGGCGACGGCAGGCAGCGGCAGAGAAGCCCTTGAGATGACTAAGGAGCAGAGGTACAACCTTATCATCTGTGATATTAAGATGCCCGGCTTAAGCGGCGCCGAGCTGTACGACGAGCTGGGGGGAATAGCCCCTTCCCTGCAGAAGAGGGTCATCTTTATCACCGGAGACGTGATTGGCCCTGCCACCAATAAGTTCCTCAAAGCGACCGGAGTCCCTCACATAAACAAGCCCTTTGATATCGCCGGGCTGAAGAAAGAGATAAACCGGGTGATAGGTGAAAGGGTATAG
- a CDS encoding glutamine synthetase family protein, with product MDEKDKAREYVARTVKDSNIRFISLWFTDILGFLKSLTITPRELESAMVDGIGFDGSSVEGFARVDESDMMALPDPATFCILPWSKPEYPVARMFCDIMRPGGQPFEGDPRYVLKKNLARVADLGYVFNVGPELEYFYFRNDEGTHILDEGGYFDLTPLDVASDLRLQTVDTLEQMGIPVQTSHHEVATSQHEIDLSYCDALTMADSVMTCRLVIKEVAHQHGVYATFMPKPIFAVNGSGMHVHQSLFAGANNVFFDKNDKDYLSKIARRYMAGLLKHAPEITSVVSQWLNSYKRLVVGYEAPVYISWARRNRSDMVRVPDYQFGKEKATRVEFRVPDPACNPYLAFSVMLAAGLEGIEREYQLCAPSGKNVFEMSADEREQRGIGCLPMNLSDAIALTEKSEVVRKALGDHVFDSFIRNKKIEWEQYRVQVTEYELKRYLPVL from the coding sequence ATGGACGAAAAAGATAAGGCCAGGGAATACGTCGCCAGAACGGTTAAGGATAGCAATATCAGATTCATCAGCCTGTGGTTCACCGATATCCTGGGTTTCCTCAAGAGCCTCACCATTACCCCCCGTGAGTTGGAGAGCGCTATGGTCGATGGGATTGGTTTCGACGGCTCCTCCGTTGAAGGGTTTGCCCGTGTTGATGAGAGCGATATGATGGCGCTCCCTGACCCGGCTACCTTTTGTATCCTGCCCTGGAGTAAGCCGGAGTACCCTGTCGCCAGAATGTTCTGCGATATTATGAGACCGGGCGGTCAGCCGTTCGAAGGCGACCCCCGCTATGTGCTGAAGAAAAACCTGGCCAGGGTCGCTGATTTGGGTTATGTCTTCAATGTCGGGCCGGAGCTGGAGTACTTCTATTTCCGGAACGATGAAGGAACACATATCCTGGACGAGGGTGGTTACTTTGATTTGACGCCTCTTGATGTCGCCAGCGACTTGCGGTTGCAGACGGTGGATACTCTGGAGCAGATGGGTATCCCCGTACAGACCAGTCATCATGAAGTGGCTACCAGCCAGCATGAAATTGACTTATCTTATTGTGATGCCTTGACTATGGCAGATAGCGTCATGACCTGTCGCCTGGTGATCAAGGAGGTTGCCCATCAACATGGTGTCTATGCCACTTTTATGCCCAAGCCTATCTTTGCTGTTAACGGCAGCGGCATGCACGTGCACCAGTCATTGTTTGCCGGTGCTAATAACGTCTTCTTTGATAAAAATGATAAGGACTACCTCTCGAAGATAGCCCGGCGTTACATGGCCGGTCTCTTGAAGCATGCCCCTGAGATTACCTCTGTAGTCAGCCAGTGGCTTAATTCCTACAAGCGTCTGGTTGTCGGCTATGAAGCGCCGGTATATATTTCCTGGGCGAGGCGGAATCGCTCGGATATGGTCAGGGTTCCTGATTATCAGTTTGGTAAGGAGAAGGCTACCAGGGTTGAGTTCAGAGTCCCTGACCCGGCCTGTAACCCTTACCTCGCTTTCAGCGTAATGCTGGCCGCCGGGCTGGAGGGTATCGAGCGGGAGTATCAGTTGTGTGCTCCCTCCGGGAAAAATGTCTTCGAAATGAGCGCTGACGAAAGAGAGCAGAGGGGTATTGGCTGCTTGCCGATGAATCTGTCTGATGCGATAGCCCTGACCGAAAAGAGCGAGGTGGTGAGGAAGGCTCTCGGCGACCATGTCTTTGACAGCTTCATTAGGAACAAAAAGATCGAGTGGGAGCAGTATCGCGTTCAGGTAACCGAGTATGAACTGAAAAGGTACCTGCCTGTTCTCTAA
- a CDS encoding PaaI family thioesterase, producing the protein MTTEPELSIAPSDMCFGCGRNNPCGVRLRFHWDGKAAKSEFTPTELHQGWKDIIHGGILTTLLDEAMAYAAYFENVAGVTGTMEVKFRRPVSIGQHLKITAWIAKRERRFAETRAQLTLSDGTVVTEAKATQYIISKKGCDF; encoded by the coding sequence ATGACAACTGAACCTGAACTATCAATCGCCCCCAGTGATATGTGTTTCGGCTGTGGCAGGAATAACCCCTGCGGGGTGAGACTAAGGTTCCACTGGGATGGTAAAGCGGCGAAATCCGAATTTACCCCGACCGAGTTACACCAGGGCTGGAAGGACATTATCCATGGCGGTATCCTGACCACTCTCCTTGATGAGGCAATGGCTTATGCCGCCTACTTCGAGAATGTTGCCGGGGTCACCGGAACCATGGAGGTAAAATTCAGACGGCCGGTCTCAATAGGCCAACACCTCAAGATAACGGCCTGGATAGCCAAGCGCGAGCGGAGGTTTGCCGAAACAAGGGCACAACTGACCTTAAGCGACGGCACGGTGGTAACCGAAGCTAAAGCCACCCAGTACATCATCAGCAAGAAAGGATGCGACTTCTAA
- the rsfS gene encoding ribosome silencing factor: protein MESLEVARRAVEAASDKKAADIVLLDARGVCSFADYFVICSGDSGKQLEAIRDEVSQVLKKTGVTPHHCEGTTESGWLLVDFSDVIVHIFAALERERYQLDELWSKAVPVVRIQ, encoded by the coding sequence CTGGAATCACTAGAGGTAGCACGTCGGGCAGTAGAAGCCGCCAGCGATAAGAAGGCTGCCGATATCGTGCTGCTGGATGCCCGGGGTGTGTGTAGCTTTGCCGATTACTTTGTCATCTGTAGCGGTGATAGCGGCAAACAGCTTGAAGCTATTCGTGATGAAGTTAGCCAGGTGTTAAAGAAGACAGGGGTTACTCCCCATCACTGTGAGGGTACTACGGAGTCGGGGTGGCTGCTGGTGGACTTCAGTGATGTCATCGTGCATATCTTTGCTGCCCTTGAGCGGGAGCGCTACCAGTTGGACGAACTGTGGAGTAAAGCTGTCCCCGTAGTCCGAATACAGTAG
- the tsaB gene encoding tRNA (adenosine(37)-N6)-threonylcarbamoyltransferase complex dimerization subunit type 1 TsaB: MRLSIDTSTDTASLALTKDGTVYTELTWRCGQNHSIQLLPRLANLLSQARLSPASLSGIIVAKGPGSYNGLRVGISTAKGLAFSLAIPIVGISTLEVAAYQYAVTNLPICPIFQAGRGEIATAVYRTRYNCWQKIFSEQITTLETLCSEITTRTIFCGEITPLTGTRLIELLRQKAVIASPAASLRRSSFLAELGERQLKTGNYDNPAALSPLYLRRPHITRPKKPRNTESQNDN, from the coding sequence ATGAGACTGTCAATAGACACATCAACCGATACGGCTAGCCTGGCGCTAACAAAAGATGGCACAGTGTATACCGAACTGACCTGGCGCTGCGGCCAGAACCACTCTATCCAGTTATTGCCACGCCTGGCTAACCTGCTCAGCCAGGCCAGGTTAAGCCCCGCTTCACTAAGCGGGATTATCGTGGCCAAGGGACCGGGCAGCTACAACGGATTAAGGGTCGGCATCAGTACAGCCAAAGGTCTGGCCTTCAGTCTGGCAATTCCGATAGTAGGCATCAGCACCTTGGAAGTAGCCGCCTACCAGTATGCGGTAACCAATCTACCCATCTGCCCGATATTTCAGGCCGGGAGAGGAGAAATTGCCACCGCTGTCTACCGGACAAGATATAACTGCTGGCAAAAGATATTTAGCGAACAAATCACCACTCTGGAGACTCTATGCTCGGAGATAACCACCAGGACGATATTCTGTGGTGAAATCACACCCCTTACCGGCACCAGACTGATAGAGCTGCTCAGACAAAAAGCCGTGATAGCATCGCCAGCAGCCAGCTTGCGCCGGAGCAGCTTCCTCGCCGAACTGGGAGAGCGGCAGCTTAAGACAGGAAACTACGATAACCCGGCTGCCTTAAGCCCGCTATACCTGAGACGACCACATATTACCAGACCGAAAAAGCCAAGGAATACAGAGAGCCAAAATGACAACTGA